The genomic stretch TTAAAATTTGATTTTCTAGGATATATGAAAAATAGGATAGGGGAAGTTTGAATCTATCTAAAGGGGTGTTCGCTGTTATACTAACTTGTTTGTAACAGTTAGAGCATCTTGCCATTGTAGGTCTGTTTTTGAATTTGTGGAAAACTAAATTAGGGTTAGGGCAATTGCAGGACTTAGGAAATAATTTGGAAAGGATCGTTAGAGTTTTTGTGGCATAGATTTTGTCGAGTTCTGGAGAAGCTTTGAGGGGGTTTGTGTAGTTCTTGAAGGGTTTATTTTTGCGGGGTTTGAGGGAGCTTCTAAGTGGATTAGTGTGTGCTAACGGCCTAATGGGCCTTCGAGCAAAAATCAAACTAATCACAACCCAATCATTCAATACATATAGATCGACTCGAACAGTTTTGTGAGCCGAATCGTTGCGACCCATAGGGAGCAATGATTATGACAAGCCGACCCGGATGGGAGGCGACGAACAAAACCAGCTACAGGCGTGCCTCGGAGCGTCGTTTGGACAAGATGTCCAAACAGCGGAGAGGTCGAGCCCCCTACAAGCAACGCACACGATCTAATATCATCATTATACTCTTCTTAACCTAACGACTGATTGAGTCTTTAGCAATATCACAAAAGATCCATCTTACTTCACCGGAAGGGAGGCTTACGAACAAACACCTACTTCAAATACTTCTGAAAGAAACCAACAGCTCGCGATTCCGCTTCCTTCGGTTCAAAATTCCATAGCCGTTCGTGCCTATTGCATTCGGGTGACCAAAGAGATTTGGGTTCGCCCGCCTTCGCAAATAGATCCAGAGCATGGTGGTAGTCTACATAATCATCCATTTTGCAATGGAAAAGAGCGATGGGTCTTGGACTAATAGAGGCAATTTTGTCAATCGGCCTTACTGAATCGATGTCCATCTCTCCACGTAAGTTGAGTGCGAGTTTAACTACGGGAATGAGAGGGTAATAGTGAATTCCAAAATCTCGTTTCGCAGATTCTACAAGAACATCAATGGCACTTCCATAACCGCTGCTAAAGAGACCGGCTTGGATCTCCGGATGGTCTGCCATCGCAATGATACTTGTGGCAGATCCCATAGAAAAGCCAAAGATGCCAATCTTCTCGTAACCTTTTGTTTTTAAATAGGAAATAGCGGCTGTTACATCTTTTTGTTCATGAAATCCCATGGAAGCAAAACCGCCATGATTTCTACGTAAACTGAGGAGGAGTAAATTATATCCAGCATCGTGAAGGCTTTTTGCAAAGCGAATGCCTTCGTTTCTTTGTCCTCCATGTCCATGCACTAGGATAATTGAAGCTTTAGATTGTTTGGCGGGGATCCAGTAACTAACAAGGTTAAGTTTGTCTTCGGTGGTGATCACCACTTCTTCGAACTGCAAACCTACCTCTGAAGGACCATTGCAGAATACATGGTGGTCCAAGCTGCAATTGACTTTTGGATATAGAACCAAACTAGAAAAATAATAAGCAGCTACGATAAGTAAGATGATACTAATTATCAATACAGAAATGGAAAACTTTTTGATTCGTTTCATGAGCCAATAAAAATAGGAAAATTTACAAATTCTGCAAGTAAAAAATAGAGAGTTTCCAAATTTAGGAGAAATGGAAGCTGCTTTAAGTGTATTCTTTATTTGTTGTATGAGTGTCTTAAGTCCACTCTCTGGGGTCAGCGACGGGGAACTCCGTGGATGCCCGCCATCGCCTAACTGTGTTTCTAGTCAAAGTATGCAATACAACATTGTTCATAAAGTGGATCCGATCACGTACTCCACCTCTCGTCAAGTTGCCTATGAACGGATTGCTAAATACTTTCATGAGTCCGAAAATATTTATATTAGTGAAGAGAAAGAAGGTGAATACATTCGTGTAATTTTTTTCACAAAGGTCTTTCGCTTTCCGGATCGAGTGGAGATTTACTTTCCCCCGGATAAACAGGAAGCTCAAGTTCGTTCCCAGTCGATCCTCGGATTATGGGACATCTTTGCCAATCGAAGGCGCGTGAATCAGTTTCGAGAGTTACTCGCAAAAGAATAAACTTACAATAAATCGTTATGAGAGAGAAAATAAATCCCTCCAATAATCCTTTCGATCTTTGCACCAAAAAGCCAATCACCTAGGATCGTAAACCCAGTATCTTTGCAGAGATGTTTCCAGTTTTCAAAGGCTTCGGAATCCAGATCCAGTGCACCTTCCCTTCCTAGTAGGGGCATCTGTGCTTGCGCATACTTCCACCGATGGTTCCAAATTAAGTTCGGTTCCGGGGCATTGAACTTTTCTTGCAAACCTTTGATGAGATAATCTTTGTATTTTGCGTTCGGATTTCTTTTTTCATCCATCCAATCTTCAAAGTGCGTCTCCGAAAATAGAGCGCCAAATTGTACAAGCAGGGCAGAACCTGTATGAAATTCTTTGGGATACTTGAGACTTTCCCAACTTTGGTATTCCCAATCGCTTCCAGGCTCTAGATTCGTATTGATTGGAATCTTCGCATCTGGATCTAAGGAGAGTGACTTCCATTCGGGTTTCCATTTGTCCCAATAGAAATAACTAACTAATGTTTTACGGTAATCATTATAATTATTTAAAAATTCGATCCATCGATTGAGTTTGGATTTTTCTTTTGAACGATGGAATATCTCTAAAATCTGAGGAATGGGAAGGGTTAAGATGACTGAGTGAGTACAAATTGTATCTGTTTGTTTGGTAGCTGAATTATAAAATTCTAAATTCCAAGTATGATCATCGTTTCGTTCCATTTTCTTTAAAGTATGGCTTTGGATTGGTTTTACATTCCCTAACATAGAAGATACTAAATCGGACATACCTAATGCTGGATAAAAATGGGCATCGCTATAGATAGGTTTTGTCTGTAAAGAAACTGACTCGGACTTCCAAATTTCTAAAATAGAATATTTTGTTTCTTGTCCGAGCCAACGCACTTCCATAGGATCACGAAACATAGTGGCACCAAAGTCAAAGGTAGAGGGATCATTCCCTTGTTTACTAGATACTCTTCCTCCGGAATTTCTTCCTTTATCGTAGACAACCACACTTGGATTTAACATCGCAATGGCGGCTCCAGTAATTCCGGCTCCAATGACTACAGGGACTTGGTAACAATAATTTGGTTCCATAATTTGATCGCTCTTAGTCAAAGCGAATTCAAATTATAATTGTTTAATAAGAGCTTTCAAATCATTAATTAAGGAAAAGGGGACTGGTTTGATTTCTTCGGCAAGTTGGATGGTTTCTTGGATCGTGCGAGTAAGTACCTGCTTTTCCGCAGCATAAGCTGCTTGTGGTAATTTGGACTTGTTTTTTTTGAAAATGGTAACTTTGTTATCAATGATTTCGATCATTTGGTTCAAATACTGAATCTTTTGGTCCATAAACAAAAGATGTAACATAGCAGGAAGAAATGAGAAACCAATTTTTCACTAAAGGACAGAAATTCAGCGTAGGGGATCCAATGACAGATACCTTATGGGATTCTTACCTTCCCGAAAAATTCCAAACTCTTTCTCCTTTCCAATGGACCCCCATTTCTGTCATTGAAAGGACATGGAAATATCTTTCTGCAGATGGTGTGACATCGGTTGTGGATTTAGGATCGGGGGTAGGAAAGTTTTGTATTCATCTTTCTCTTCTTTCCAATCATTCTATTGATATCTTAGGGTTGGAAGATAGAGAGGAATTGGTTTCACTTTCAAACTCTTTGAAAGTAAATTGGGAGACACCTAATGTAGAATTTCGAAAGGAAAATTTTTTAAAAGAATTTCCTGTTGGTCGTTCTCATTATTACTGCTTTAATCCTTTGTATGAAACCATGAAGGGCAGCCATTCCATCGATTCTATTAAACAGAAATCGGCAATTCAGTTTTTGAAAGATTTACAAT from Leptospira wolbachii serovar Codice str. CDC encodes the following:
- a CDS encoding DUF1499 domain-containing protein, with the protein product MEAALSVFFICCMSVLSPLSGVSDGELRGCPPSPNCVSSQSMQYNIVHKVDPITYSTSRQVAYERIAKYFHESENIYISEEKEGEYIRVIFFTKVFRFPDRVEIYFPPDKQEAQVRSQSILGLWDIFANRRRVNQFRELLAKE
- a CDS encoding class I SAM-dependent methyltransferase; translated protein: MRNQFFTKGQKFSVGDPMTDTLWDSYLPEKFQTLSPFQWTPISVIERTWKYLSADGVTSVVDLGSGVGKFCIHLSLLSNHSIDILGLEDREELVSLSNSLKVNWETPNVEFRKENFLKEFPVGRSHYYCFNPLYETMKGSHSIDSIKQKSAIQFLKDLQSLKQNLLLLTPKSKLITFHGFGGNFLPGFRVVVKEEISGGEYLVWERE
- a CDS encoding NAD(P)-binding protein, which produces MEPNYCYQVPVVIGAGITGAAIAMLNPSVVVYDKGRNSGGRVSSKQGNDPSTFDFGATMFRDPMEVRWLGQETKYSILEIWKSESVSLQTKPIYSDAHFYPALGMSDLVSSMLGNVKPIQSHTLKKMERNDDHTWNLEFYNSATKQTDTICTHSVILTLPIPQILEIFHRSKEKSKLNRWIEFLNNYNDYRKTLVSYFYWDKWKPEWKSLSLDPDAKIPINTNLEPGSDWEYQSWESLKYPKEFHTGSALLVQFGALFSETHFEDWMDEKRNPNAKYKDYLIKGLQEKFNAPEPNLIWNHRWKYAQAQMPLLGREGALDLDSEAFENWKHLCKDTGFTILGDWLFGAKIERIIGGIYFLSHNDLL
- a CDS encoding alpha/beta hydrolase, yielding MKRIKKFSISVLIISIILLIVAAYYFSSLVLYPKVNCSLDHHVFCNGPSEVGLQFEEVVITTEDKLNLVSYWIPAKQSKASIILVHGHGGQRNEGIRFAKSLHDAGYNLLLLSLRRNHGGFASMGFHEQKDVTAAISYLKTKGYEKIGIFGFSMGSATSIIAMADHPEIQAGLFSSGYGSAIDVLVESAKRDFGIHYYPLIPVVKLALNLRGEMDIDSVRPIDKIASISPRPIALFHCKMDDYVDYHHALDLFAKAGEPKSLWSPECNRHERLWNFEPKEAESRAVGFFQKYLK